A genomic region of Papaver somniferum cultivar HN1 chromosome 7, ASM357369v1, whole genome shotgun sequence contains the following coding sequences:
- the LOC113297970 gene encoding uncharacterized protein LOC113297970: MKKGKDSTGCCLEIASVTVANDDVADEFKEIRQTALTDDSTSESPITASETELAASGLKAEYDSEILDIPAADFHDFDLSRAEECFRVGDLWATYDNKDDMPRFYAFIDKVESPDFKVETTWLDPVPEDQDVRVWIRKGLPIACGKFKENEKSATSDVGKFSHKVSWEMGSITQDIFNIYPRKGEIWALFKWNNNWNSDVGNHRTYEYEYAEVLSDYNKESGASVGYLDKIEGFVSLFKPRKNCGVGSFQVLPNELLRFSHMVPSFRTTGNERKDVPEGYFELDPASLPSTLDVISSSDDVKVSVETINATTNGNLDEVSHLVDVNVNTESVNGIANGNFDEVFDPVDVNVNAGTINATTASCRSQEREDSYSPKKRKYLEDKVTADGRNSKGGGCFAKSLCEDNKKKRSEESAPFSLDKNSCGSDGTNEALKFGADFKEMGADGLEVNMSQPLVDVCRVPAAEFYNFENDRSHDKFQLGQIWALNSELDGLPKHYAQINSVELSPDFKMGINMLEACNLPKGVIQWLDKKIPICCGTFTAGKTYVFSDTASFSHLSIGVSTNKENMYDIYPKKGEVWALYRNCKSDWTCSDLNNCKYDMVEVQMVYDCWIIVMVLEQVAGFKTVFRAKTEAGFNCTMGVPWIELFRFSHQVPAFQLTEAKYGGLRGCLELDPKSMPACLLSTN; this comes from the coding sequence ATGAAAAAGGGAAAAGATTCAACAGGTTGTTGTTTGGAGATTGCGAGTGTTACCGTTGCAAATGACGACGTAGCTGATGAATTTAAGGAGATCAGACAAACGGCGCTGACAGATGATAGTACTAGTGAAAGTCCTATAACTGCTAGTGAAACTGAATTAGCAGCTTCGGGACTTAAAGCCGAATATGATAGTGAGATCCTTGACATTCCTGCTGCAGATTTCCATGACTTTGACCTAAGTAGGGCAGAAGAATGCTTTAGAGTTGGGGATTTGTGGGCCACTTATGATAATAAAGATGACATGCCTAGATTTTATGCTTTTATTGATAAAGTTGAGTCACCTGATTTCAAGGTGGAGACTACTTGGTTAGATCCTGTACCTGAAGACCAAGATGTGAGGGTTTGGATCAGAAAAGGTTTGCCCATTGCTTGTGGTAAGttcaaagaaaatgagaaaagtgCCACCAGCGATGTTGGTAAGTTCTCTCATAAGGTTTCTTGGGAAATGGGCAGCATTACTCAAGATATTTTTAACATATATCCCAGAAAAGGTGAAATATGGGCTCTATTCAAGTGGAACAACAACTGGAACTCTGATGTTGGCAACCATAGGACGTACGAGTATGAATATGCAGAAGTGCTATCCGATTATAACAAGGAATCTGGTGCTAGCGTAGGGTACTTGGATAAGATTGAAGGGTTTGTAAGCCTGTTCAAGCCACGCAAAAATTGTGGAGTGGGTTCCTTTCAAGTACTACCCAATGAGCTTCTCAGATTTTCGCACATGGTTCCTTCATTTAGAACAACTGGTAATGAACGGAAAGATGTACCTGAAGGTTACTTTGAACTTGATCCTGCTTCCTTGCCTAGTACCCTTGATGTAATTTCCAGTTCCGATGACGTGAAAGTAAGTGTTGAGACCATCAATGCTACAACTAATGGTAACCTTGATGAAGTTTCTCATCTGGTTGACGTAAATGTAAATACTGAGTCTGTCAATGGTATAGCTAATGgtaactttgatgaagtttttgatCCGGTTGATGTAAATGTTAATGCTGGAACCATCAATGCCACAACAGCCTCTTGCAGATCTCAGGAAAGGGAAGATTCTTATTCTCCAAAGAAGAGAAAATATCTCGAGGATAAGGTTACTGCAGATGGAAGGAATTCAAAAGGTGGGGGCTGCTTTGCAAAGTCATTGTGTGAAGACAATAAGAAGAAGCGAAGTGAGGAAAGTGCTCCCTTTTCTTTGGACAAGAACTCCTGTGGTTCAGATGGTACAAATGAAGCTTTGAAGTTTGGGGCTGATTTTAAGGAGATGGGTGCAGATGGTTTGGAAGTGAACATGTCACAGCCTTTGGTGGACGTTTGCAGAGTTCCGGCGGCAGAATTTTATAACTTCGAAAATGACAGATCTCATGACAAGTTTCAGCTTGGTCAGATATGGGCTCTTAATAGCGAGTTGGATGGCTTGCCCAAACACTATGCTCAGATAAATAGTGTTGAATTATCCCCAGATTTCAAAATGGGAATAAATATGCTGGAAGCATGCAACCTACCAAAGGGTGTGATTCAGTGGCTTGACAAGAAAATCCCCATATGCTGTGGAACGTTTACAGCTGGGAAGACATATGTTTTCAGTGATACCGCTTCTTTCTCTCATTTATCAATTGGAGTATCGACCAATAAGGAAAACATGTACGATATATACCCAAAGAAAGGGGAGGTATGGGCATTATACAGAAACTGCAAGTCTGACTGGACATGTTCCGATTTGAATAACTGCAAGTACGATATGGTGGAAGTTCAAATGGTGTATGATTGTTGGATAATAGTGATGGTTTTGGAACAGGTCGCTGGTTTTAAGACAGTATTCCGGGCTAAAACAGAAGCAGGATTTAATTGCACTATGGGTGTTCCATGGATTGAATTGTTTAGATTTTCCCATCAAGTTCCTGCTTTCCAGCTGACAGAAGCTAAATACGGGGGTTTGCGTGGCTGTTTGGAGCTCGATCCGAAATCAATGCCAGCTTGTTTATTATCTACAAATTAA